In a single window of the Coregonus clupeaformis isolate EN_2021a chromosome 10, ASM2061545v1, whole genome shotgun sequence genome:
- the LOC121575099 gene encoding uncharacterized protein KIAA1671, producing the protein MQYLGGKLSSAQVHVSGWVGSVRRSLQGALDLVWGDEEEVVVVKEEEEDEGEGGGGGRRFERAVSPLHSFASRSRKSLRLFSVRSRQRMTLRRRAADTSAEQLKCCVGLGEGHDTEALIGGEPDKQYGGCDTRLSEDNSPQTTVEQISPVTPDEPNSTYPLEETEEPLAFPDISPPLLDTSAQRARAELRKSRRTRPPRAVRQNPTTATLEEDCDHDWRFCDSSDKVDSLTRGDCESDEEQPRGREVCSPPSQPQRIPLFSGMDPSALKAQLKKRRGGGGKGEDKEGPTDTLAPSPSQLFRSPGCSSFLPGASQVLPLVGNKDGGGDSSPSWLQELKSKKRLSQYNSED; encoded by the exons ATGCAGTACCTGGGTGGTAAACTGTCCTCCGCCCAGGTCCATGTCTCTGGCTGGGTGGGCAGCGTGCGTCGCTCCCTACAGGGGGCACTGGACTTAGTCTGGGGAGATGAGgaagaggtggtggtggtgaaagaagaagaggaggatgagggagaagGTGGGGGCGGGGGCAGGAGGTTCGAGAGGGCTGTGTCCCCTCTGCATAGCTTTGCCTCCCGGAGCCGGAAATCCCTGAGGTTGTTCTCTGTCCGGAGTCGCCAGCGGATGACGCTACGTAGACGGGCAGCAGACACCAGCGCT gaGCAGTTGAAGTGCTGTGTGGGGCTGGGAGAGGGACATGACACAGAGGCTCTGATTGGTGGAGAGCCAGACAAGCAGTATGGGGGCTGTGACACTAGACTGTCTGAGGATAACAG TCCGCAGACGACAGTGGAACAGATCTCCCCTGTCACACCAGATGAGCCTAACAGTACATATCCACTAGAAGAAACAGAGGAGCCATTAGCCTTTCCTGAT ATTTCTCCTCCTCTATTGGACACCAGTGCTCAGCGTGCAAGGGCAGAGCTGAGGAAGAGTCGGAGGACCCGCCCCCCTCGTGCTGTCCGTCAGAACCCTACCACAGCAACGCTTGAGGAAGACTGCGACCACGACTGGAGGTTCTGTGACTCCTCAG ATAAGGTGGACTCTCTGACAAGGGGAGATTGTGAGTCTGATGAGGAGCAGCCCAGAGGGAGGGAAGTATGTTCACCACCTTCCCAGCCCCAGAGAATACCCCTCTTTTCTGGAATGGACCCGTCCGCCCTCAAG GCCCAGTTAAAGAAgcgaagagggggaggaggtaaAGGAGAAGACAAAGAAGGTCCGACAGACACACTTGCCCCGTCCCCCTCTCAGCTCTTCCGCTCTCCCGGTTGTTCCTCCTTCCTCCCCGGCGCGTCACAGGTGCTGCCCCTTGTAGGGAACAAAGATGGAGG GGGGGACTCATCTCCTTCATGGCTGCAAGAACTCAAGTCTAAGAAGCGCTTGAGTCAATACAACAGTGAGGACTAG